The sequence below is a genomic window from Schistocerca nitens isolate TAMUIC-IGC-003100 chromosome 4, iqSchNite1.1, whole genome shotgun sequence.
TTAAATCTCTAGGCTTCAGACCACACAAGAGCAATGTCATCATTCAACATAACCAATGCAGACGAGTATGAAGAATGGATAATTCATCTGCAATACCTCTCAACAAACCTTTTGCTTCAGCAGTGTTAGAGAACAATGATAAGATCCGCATTGCAATCCAATCCTAGGATGCTTTGATCATTCCAAGCAGAAGTAAGTTTACTGTACTTGGAGAATAAATTCACATAAAAGGATGGGAGACCCACAGCAGCTACCCATCTGACACATAACTAATTCAACTCCCTGTTTCAGGAAATATGATACAAGATAAAGTGTGTTGAATGTAGGATCAGATCAACCTTAAAAAAATAAACTTCAGCGTCAAAACAGGACTTGAACATTTTAGGACATTTTAGAAAATGCAGTATGGTTTACAGCTAAACCACTATCAGCGAACGAGTATAAGTGGCTTAGTGCATGCATACTTCTCAAAATCGTTGTGGAATATTGCAACGAcgcaccatgcagcacggtacagatggggccaacaacattccaaatgaaccgctcaggattgtcatcacgttctcttcaccgatgagtgtcgcatatgccctcaatCGGTCAATCGTCAGACatatttgaaggcaacccggtcaggctgaatgccttagacacactgtcctgcgagtgcagcaaggtggaggttcctaatgttttggggcggcattttgtggggctgatgtacgccgctggtggtcatggaagacgccgtaacggctgtatgatacgtgaatgtcatcctccgaccgatagtgcagccacatcggcagcatattggtgaggcattcgtctttatggacgacaattcgtgcccccatggtgcacatcttgtgaatgacttccttcaggataacgacatcgctcgactagagtgggcagcatgttctccagacattaaccctatcgaaagCGTCTGAGAGAGATTGAAAAggctggttatggacgacgtgacccaccaaccactctgagggaccctacgccaaatcgccgttgaggattgcgacaatctggaccaatagtgcgttGATGAATTTGTGGTTAGTATGACACGattcgaatacaggcatgcatcaatggaagagaacgtgttactgggtgttagaggtatcggtgtatacagcaatctggaccacaacctctgaaggtcccgctgtatggtggtacaacgtgctgcgtgtggttttcatgagcaataaaaagggcggaaatgatgttcatcttgatctctattccaattttccgtacaggttccggaactctcggaaccgaggtgatgcagaactctttttgatgtgtgtatacaaattaagaagaaatattgTAAAGAGACATATTTGGTACCCGTGATATGTACTATTTGTAATTTAGTGGGTCATAGTGAACCATGCACTAAATTCGTACCCGTAATGTATTCTACTTGTAGACCGTTTTGGTTATGCAGTACACGTGTGTAGTGAATGTCACTGAGTGATGATCGAGCGAAAGGAAGTAGCTGAGTCTAGTTTCGTACACTGTCAGTTGTATTTTTCTTGTTTAGTATACATTGCTCTGTTGGAAGCATATATTTTCAGTATAAACATAGGGTAGTGGTAAATTGCACAGAAATTCTAGGCACAACGTCAGCTACTACTAGCATAATCGCTCTGATGGAGCTAGTGATACAGTTGTAAGAGGAAACTCCTCAACAGAAGTAACGCCCTAATGAATTGATCGTTCAGTTAGATTCTTTGCAAACTGCGCAAGAGCACAGTTGTGTTCGAGTGATTTTAAATTGCGTGTAGCAGTGCCCCACTTTTCAGTAGATCCTTCAGTAACTAACCTAATCACTCTCTTCTCTGGCAAAACAATAGACGATGTAACGGTATTCATTAATGATGTACTGGCTGCAGCTGGAACCAGTAACTGGACAGGTAAAACTACTGTGCGGATGGCCAATTTACGCTTTATGCTAAAACCAAGAAAGATTTCGTATCACGAAATGCTGAACAAGGCAAAAACATTTGAACAATTTACGGAAGGTTTGCGTCAGAGAAACCGTGAGCAGAATAGTAATAGGATTTTAGAGAAAAGTTGGATCAGTTGACATAGAGGGCAAATGAGACTGTGGAGACTTTTTCGGACGGAATCCGTAAAGCAAATGCGCAATTATATGAATTGATAGCGATCCAGAAGTGGATTATGTACTGCTTAGGGAGGCAGAAAACAGAGAACTCGATGTGTTTTTGTGAGGAATTCCTGCGGAGTTTTCGTGAAGACTACGAGTGAAAAATCCAGTGGATTGGTTATAGCACCACTTGTTGTCGAGCATTTGCAGTAAACAGATATTGCTACACTAGTACGTAATGATGAGCAAATTTTTCTAAAAAGAAGTGTTATCGTTGTTGAAAGAAAGAGGATTTGAAGGGGCAATGCACTCAACCACAATGTTGCAGATGTGGGGGTTTTGGCCACGAGGCAAATGATAGTGCGAACAAGAAGCAGGGTAAAGGAAACAAGCGATagaaaatgttaaacataaatatTCCCAGTAAGTCAGAGTGCTGCGGGCTCTAATGGAGGCAGAAAGTGTTTTATGCTGGGCTTTGTGAATGGTAAATAATGTAAATTTTTAGTCGACAGCGGTGCAAACATATCTGTGACTAGCCTAGACTACCTGGCCACGAGAAGAATAGGGACTCCTAGGTGTAATTTACTTGCAGTGGGATATAATAGTAGTTTGGAGCTGTAGAGTTTTGTAACCATGTGGGAAGGTCGCCAACTGCGGGACAAGGTAATCACGGTTTTCGGACTTGGCTTCATAGATGGGCATCATTCAAAAAATTAATCTTCCATAGTGCACCGTTGAACTTGTTGGAAACTTGTTCCCGAAGAGTCCATCACCTGCAGATATTTCAATGTCGCACGGTACACCAATTATTAAGGTGTCACCAACTGAAATCAATACATGCACATTAAAGATAATTATACAACACAAAGTAGCCGCTCGTACAGGGAAGTTGTTTGAGGTAACTGTAGACGTCGATATGCCACAGCAGAGATTACGTGTGATTAGCCACTTCCGAACAATGAAGCATtagatgaaatgcattgttttatgcGAAAAAGCGTTGGTCGAGTAAGCAAGATTAATGGGGAGCTGATGATTTCGGTAAGCGTTGGTAATTTTGGGACAGATGAAGTGAATCTCCCGAAAGGATTGATTAAAACAAGCTTAGAGGTACTCGAGGATGACGATATCGATGGATTACAAAGTGGTCGAAGCATCAAACAAACTGTCAATATGTCTGTGCTACGTGCCAAGGTTCGTCACCTGAAACTTAATTGTTTGGATATTCATAGTCATTCAGTTCAGATGGTCCATTACCAACAACTCCTGTCACACAACACCATTTACCATCAGGTGATAACCCATCAGTCTGTAGGAAACCATACAGAATAGCGAAATATCTACAGCAACTAGTAGAAGAATTTATAGGTAAACAGTTGCGGAGTTATCTGTATCCGCCGTAACTGTTTGttacacatttttgacatggtttttacaTATTCGGGAATATCTTTTTTggctatgttacgatgatttgaacaTGGATCTCGGCCCGAAACTGGCCATCGTGTGAATAGAGGAAAGTAAAATTATCAACTTTGGACTGGCTTTTCATTGTACTGAATTACATGAGGGTATTATCGAGCACAGTGATAGTCCATCGTTAGCAAATATTGTTATTGCGACAAAAGAGGCAGCTAATGGTACCAGAAAATATCGATTTTGTTGTGACTAGCGTTACCTGAAAGCACGAACCACCACGGATGCATTTCCGGTCCCGAATACCACAGGTACATTAGACAACACAGGAAGACGTAAAAACTTTTCAACGATTGATCTCAGAAGCGGTTATCGCCAATTGGAAGACAGGCCCGAAATAGCTTTCGCAACACTTTCAGCAACCAATATCGAAGAATGCCGTTCGGATTGGAAAATGTTCCGGCTGTATTCCAACACCTATTAAATGGGGTAAATCGAGGACTCAAACCAAGAATCTGTGTGATATATATTGGCGATACAACCGACTATTCTACAACATAGAAGATCATGTTAAACGTCTGGATGACTTAGTAGATTGAGAGCAGCACACCCTATACATACTGTGGAGAAATGTCATTTTGCTCAGACACAATCATCAATCAAGTTGGAGAGAGTACAAATCCTCGACTTACTTCCACCACACATGATCTGCCGTGACAGACTATTAAACCGTTACAGTCGTTTATTGAATTATGCAATTATTACCATAAGTTCATGAAGGGATTGCCTGTAACTGAACAGCCTTGACTAAGTTGCTACAGAAATGTATTAGTTTTCAGTGGACAACACAGTGCCAAGAAATATTCTAGAAGCTCAGGGAGATATTAACATCAAATCCTGTGTTAATATTCCCTAACTCTGAACAGAAACTCATACATGTGTGAAATACCTCCAACAATACTTTGGGCTATACTTCAAGTCAGATTTTTGATAAGAAAGAACGTCTGGAGGCATATGGCTCTAGAGAAATGAATAAGGCTGAAACTAATTATTagacaaatgaaaaagaaattatgaatgaaacacacacaacagttGTGTAATATCCTACAATacaatttccagagatgaaaaatgttaatgtttgaACTAGGAATAAAAAaagagggattatttcagtgtaaatatgATGTAGGATTATTTAACTAAGAAAAAAATgagacacattaactaatgaactatataGAAATTAGAACAATTGCACATAGAAGAAAATAATTGAACAATAAACATTGGCGACATATTCCAAatatgtggctgaacaaaataattttgtctttaagaggtcctaaattacaaacaaataaagtataataataatattaagcaGTTAAGCGAGACAGCTGTGATTATACAATGTAAATTTTTTAAGTCAATGAGAGACATTTATAGtaaatgaaataaaggaaaatcgGGTAGTGAGAAGCGGCGACAAAGGGAACTTTCTATAATCATTCAGTACTACTCTTGGGTTTATGGACATATGTTTATTAATGTCCTAAACTTCAGAATAGTTCTTCTCCCTTCCTTAATGGATGTGATGTACAACTTAATGTTTCGTATTGTAAGTATAGACTTCTTTAAGTAGGTGGTCTGCTAAAATGGAGTCTCCTTTCTACGTTTCCAAATTCTGCAGTGTTCCTTGGATAGGGTACATATAGTATATAGTATTTGGaacaattacaagtaattttatgtATTCCACTCTTTTCAAAAGCTGGAGTTCTGTCTTTACAATTGAGCAAGAATTCTCCAACGGTGTTGTGCACGTAAACCGATGTTTTTACATTCCTGGATTTAAGGTTTCTGGCTGCAACCAGTGAAACCATTCCCAATTATGAAATTGTGCACCATTTAACGTGTTTTGAGGCGGTGAGTCAAGAAAAGGGTAAAGAAGAGAGTACACctgttgtttctgctttttgtgCATTTTGGAGTCAACGAAGTTAGGAGGATAGCCATCGTTTGATGCTGTTTATTTGACTGTATTTAATTCCATCTGGAAATTATTTTCACTCAAAGGTGTggatgttgtgtgtgtttcattcatcacgtataaaatattctaccaagaaccaatgGCATAGTTAGTCAACGACAAAGAGAATTTTACCAGTTATTTATTTGTACAAACGGAAATTCGAAGCAATTACAGACCAAGCTCCTTTAAAATGGTTATTAGTGTTGAAAAATCCGTCAAGTCGGTTAATGAGATggccattaaaattaaatgaaaacaattCATAAACCAGGAATGAAACACATAATTGCAGATACCGTAAGCAGGAAGACAGTAGTTTTACAATACAGTAGGTGGAAGCCAGGAGTACTGGATCAAGGCGAAATCAACTAATAGTGATTGTAAATGATTTCAAACACAACCTCAGTTCGAAATGTAAGAAGGCTTGCTATGCAGATCTACGAAGTGCGGACCTCGCGTTGTAGTTCCTGCAGCACTGAGAACAGACGTATTATGTCAAGCACACGACCATGTCTTATCATATCATGAAGGGAAAAGAAAAACTGATAGACACGTAGCTAAAAGATTTTAGTGGAAAGTGTATCATAGTGGTGTAGAACAATATGAAAGAAACTGCATTCTGTGTGCACAAAGAGCATATTGAGTCACTAGAAAATTAATTTGGATGTTTTAGAACCTCTTAATAGAACACAAATGGGTAATAAATATGATCTTAGGATGTTCGATTATTTTTCACGATATTTAGTTATGGGAATCATCCCAGACCAGAAAGCGAGTACAGTAGCATAGGCCATAGTAAACAACTGGCTACTGAAATTTGGTCTGCCAGAATCCATTATTATGGATAACAGTACTATATTTgtatctgaactaatgaaacagtttCTTCGCTTACTGAAAATCAAGAAGTTACATACCAGCCCGTTCCATCATCAAAGTAATGGACAGACAGAATGAGTTCTCGTATTTCATCCGAAACTTTAAGCCATAATGTAAATTCATAGGGTTCAGATTGGGACATATATTTAAGTTTTCTTGTCTGCGTATATAATTCAAAAATTCATACTGGCATCTCCCCGTACGAGGTAGCATATGGGTGAACAATGCTTCACCTTTTGATGTTAAGTCAACCTAAGCTGGGGCCACTGGGCGAGCCAGtgaaaaaaattgtgaataatTGGGAGATTTTTGGCAAAGTGTAAAGCATCCCAACACAAAAGCTTTAGAAAAGCAAGAAAGTATTGTGCAATGGACGAGTAAACTCCCACAATACAGAACAGGACAGTAGGTATTACCAGCAAATCCATATAGTCCATAGCgcaaaattaaaaagtttttgacGAAATATCATAGACCTTACCAAGTTATGAAATAACTTCGCCAGTTAACTTAAAATTAGACTTGCCAACTAGAGCTTCTATGGTCCATGTAAGTAAGGCAAAACCGTTTGGAAATGAGGTTGATACATTGTGACAGATTTGTTTAACCAAGGCGGAAAAGGAAGAGTCACCAAGCAAAAAGGAACATTAGAGAGATGTACTTAGGGAATAGCGTAAATTTCATGTAAATGgacatattgaattttttagttactcaGGTTGTTCCTAATTTCCTTTACTTATCTTCTGCGTCTGTGTACTTCTGTAACGGAGGGTGGGGATCGATGGTAATTCCTTTTCTTTCGGAAATTAAAACATGATTAACATGTCCTGAGCAATGTGCTCTTGGATGGAGGAACGACCACACATATTACCTAAATAAAATGTAACTTTTATTAATGATACTCTAAATTCAATTTTGCTACAGTCCGCAGACTAATTACTAACTTCAGAAAATGAAcaaatttcaatgaaataatgCAGCACGTGATATAATATTGTGGGAGACATAGACCAACTATGATTATTTTCAGTGTATCAACTATAAAGTTCTAGTGTCCATTTGTGGCACTTGCTTTTGTGGAAAGCatgaaatatcttatctaaatgagGCCACCATCCATCACTTCCATGTGGAATGCATACGAACTAATAATAGTTAATGCAGTGGAAAATGTAAATAGTGTAAGCAACCAGGACAGAATGACAAAGTAGATTAGTTAAGTTAACTAAGATTTGTGAATTACATTGAGAAGCAACCCACaaaacaacgtgtgtgtgtgtgtgtgtgtgtgtgtgtgtgtgtgtgtgtgtttgtgtgtgtaaatcTTGTGATACAGACTGTTGAGCTGTGATGTTTCAGAGATGCTCGACAATCTGGGGCTGCCATCTCTGTCAGGGTCATAGTGAGCATTGTCGCTGACTTTCGGCGCAAAACAGCACATGGCCAGACTGTCGCAAACAGCACCATTACTGGTACCTGGGCCCTTACATCTGCAGCCAGTAGCAGTCACGCTTGCAGTCAGCCCACCGTAAGCAGCAGTAGCACTGTCAACATCAGTGTACCACCTTCACAAGCAGCTGGACAACTGGTAGCAGCAGCAGTGCCATCAACATCAGTGTCACCACCTTCACAAGCAGCTGGACAActggtagcagcagcagtagcactgTCAACATCAGTGTCACCACTTTCACAAGCAGCTGGACAACTGGTAGCAGCAGCAGTGCCATCAACATCAGTGTCACCACCTTCACAAGCAGCTGGACAActggtagcagcagcagtagcactgTCAACATCAGTGTCACCACTTTCACAAGCAGCTGGACAACTGGTAGCAGCAGCAGTGCCATCAACATCAGTGTCACCACCTTCACAAGCAGCTGGACAActggtagcagcagcagtagcactgTCAACATCAGTGTCACCACTTTCACAAGCAGCTGGACAACTGGTAGCAGCAGCAGTGCCATCAACATCAGTGTCACCACCTTCACAAGCAGCTGGACAActggtagcagcagcagtagcactgTCAACATCAGTGTCACCACTTTCACAAGCAGCTGGACAACTGGTAGCAGCAGCAGTGCCATCAACATCAGTGTCACCACCACCTCCACAAACAGCAGTACCACCATCGCTGATACAGGAACCATCAGGATAGGGTCTCTGTAGTTATAGTGATGATCAATTATCAGCCACCAGCATCCCTTGCACCCATTCTAACAATGAAGTGAATGATATTCAGGTATGTAGCACGGAATTACCGTTTCAATGATTAGAGGTGCCTGTGGAGAAAGGATCCTGCTTACTTGCATCAATAAAACGATCAGGTATCAAGATCTGATTCTTCCCACGAATTGGAAAGGGCAGCATCTTAAATGATACGTGGTATACTGCCATTAAATGCACCACTATGGTATTCTGCGAGTTTACCCCCTCAAAGAAAGTGCCTCAAAGAATGTGTTTGTATGTGAGATGATAAAGGCGGAATATGTGGGCGACCTTAATTGCTAAGTGCTTTGATGATTTTACACTGAAGCTGATACTGACCTATCTCTCTGAATTGCAATGAAGAGATTTGAGTAAAGCAGTCCTTAGAGTCCTGTATTAGGATCTTTATGCATATGTATATGATACAATTCATGAATTATTCTCACATACCTGCCTTCCAGAGGACATAGCTAAAAAACAGGGGGCTATTAACGTCATGTGTAATGACCAGTAGTGATTTCTGTGGTCACTTCTGCCTTCTGAAAGAAAAATTGAACGGAATCCATAGTATACACAAAAATACCCTGTGGACGTTAGTGGGTGTTATAAACATTATGGTACTGTATTTCCTGTGAGCCTTCAGGACATCAGTAAATTTGAGAACGATAACCCCATACATCTTATCACGTATATGGCCAGAGAGAAAGCAGATAAAATGAGGATTTTTTTACACACATTATCATTGGGTCCCCTTATTTTCCTAAACTCGTTGGTTGGAATATGATACATGCAGATTTGTTATTAATTTCCAAGGTTGAAAAAGAGCACTACTGCTCGATCAAAAGCACATCTTGCCTTCTCTGTCTCAAATGCCGAAAAAAAAGATGCATGAAATTTTTCTCCTAGGTGACTGAACTCATTTGTAACGTGTGGGCAATTAATATAGCGTCTGTTGGATAGCTCTGTGAAGGACCTGGTCTGTGGTGTAATGCCTACTGAGAACAATAAAATCTCAAAATTTAAGAATTTTCTCCACATGGAGCAAGTACCTTTTATCTTGTATGCCAACACTGAAAGTCTTCTCACTCCTGTGGGAGACTGTGAGGGCTATTCTATTGCCTCATATATCAGTCTCACAGAATGgcatacaccttttttttttttgtacacgagGACAATCCTATAGATCTGTTGCTCTCTTAGCTTGAAAATCTTGCAAGCGAAGTTGATGGTATTTAcgaaaacatcgttcctataaaTACAGGAGGATAAATTTCTGTAGAGGAATGCAGCTGAGGGTTATATTTGTGGACAGCCTTTAGATAAAGGGGTGTGTCTCATAAGGAAACCAACAAACTGGGGAAAAACCTAACATGTAGCAGTAGACTCTGAACTGGGGTACATTCGAGAAATAGATTTAACGTACCCTAGTAGGCTGCATGATACACACAGCaatttgccactgtgtccagagcatCAAGTTCTGGAAAACGGTTCCCATCCTAAGCTGATGACAAtccttggggggaggggaggggggatcaaGGCACACACTAAATTATCGTAATCTCCAGAAATGTCAGAAGTTGGGGTTGAAACAGAATAGCGTCATCCACACTACTTCCTTCAAGCAGTCACCCGGATTAAAGTAATATGTTGATTTAAACACCTAAACAGAGGGCTCTCACAACGTGTACATTTGAGAAAGATTTTTGCAAACTTTTGAataacgcagaatgttagaagacaTCGCGAAAATTACTTAGTTACCCAATGGAAGGGGTGTTAGGCACAGCAGATTACGCTACCAGTTCAGTTTTTAAACAAGCCACAATATTCAAAAAAGATTTCGTTGCTCTGGAGACGGTCAAGTTATTAGTAGAGTTCGCAAAACATATTTATACGGTTACGTGTGTATTAGATCCATCCATACTTCATACAGACAGTACCAGTTCCATTGCTAGTTTGTGAAAACTCATTTTGCAGCCCTaaggttactttatatggatactgaCAGCTTCGTttattgcgtgaagaatttttaTCCGTAGGTAGTAATAGGGTGCCACCCTGACACATTTAACATGTCTTGATATGTGCCCAATAGTCCTTATGACATAACAACAGCCAACTATAAGGTTATCAGTCTGATGAAAGGCGAGGCGAATGGTCGCCTGTTGAGGAATTTGTAGGCCTCTGCTCGGAAAATATACACATACTGTACAGACATGGTTGATACCTATAGACAAGCTAAGGGTGTGTGGCATATAGAATATGTGTCTGTTACAGCTGAATATTTCGTGAAGTGTCCACACAGTGGTATTGGTGGCACTTCATCTCCCACTGCACGTATGGTGCTATAAGTCAGTATTCAATCGCAAAGACATGAGGTGCACACTGCATCACAACTGAGAATCAGCCTGTTGAAAGTAATTTTGCGCTGACAGGATCGAAACCCTGTAACATGCAAACTAGCACACTGTTGACTtgggcattagtgtgtgtgtgtgtgtgtgtgtgtgtgtgtgtgtgtgtgagtgtgagtgtgagtgtgagtgttatATTTggccaaaaaaaatgtgtgtgtgtgtatgtgtgtgtgtgtgtgtgtgtgtgtgtgagagagagagagagagagagagagagtgactgtGAGTGTTATATTTGGCCAAAAAATGTCTGTGTGAATAAGGAATGGTATGACCCAATTATCATAATGTATTTTGGCATATGTGAGTGAATGTGTCCATGTGATTGCATCCTGTGTGTTTGAGTGAGTGAGCTTGTTTTACATATCATGTGTGTGAGTTATATCGTTTTTTGCACACCATGTGCATGAGCTATATGGTGTGTATGTGCATATTATCGGTATAGTGGGTTAAGTTTAAATGCTGTGGTCCATACCAAAAGAGACTGTAGTTTAGTTTAATGTCATATCTCACAGGTAAACTGTAAATATATGGGTGTGACATATATTTTTCTATATACAATCCTGTAAATTGTTGAGTTACTTTTTGCAGTTATTGTACACAGGTAGTTCTTGTAACTTGCTTTTTTTCCGTattgaaaacagatgtgttatgTAAACATCCAGATAAGTCTATTTTTTAAACTCTAGTCACTCATTTTCTTTCATTCAAACCTGCCTTACGTGTATATAATTATTTATAGCTGGCAGTTACGTAAGTGTTACTACATAAGAGGAAATACTTATGATTCGAATTTTTACTGTAGATGCACACATCTGCATGAAGtgctcaatttctttacaattgcaCACACCCTTCCATTAGGAGGGACACGTGTACATTTTATTAAAAGTGTGCTGAAATGTGCACAACTACATCAGATGCACTTAGCGCTAGATGTGCCGTGCAAGCCAGCAgaggcagcagcagctgctgccttACCCAGGTTGCTGTAACCGTTGTAGTCTTACAGAGCCAGTGGCCCACCCTGCTCCCCAGCGTCAGTGTTGAACAGTGCAGAGACTTGTGAATGATAGTGCTGGCGTGGGGTGGCAGGGGGCAGTGGTGCTGAGGGCTATATTCCTCCTGGTAATTTGTAGAAGACATAAACATAGTACAAGTGGAAAAATCCAAACTGATGTTAGCAGAAGCAGTATGCAGGAATTCTATAAGTGGCCCAACTATTATAAAAGTAGCCATGCACCACTGAGTGAGCAATTACTTGGAAACATGTTAAGTAGGTCACAAGACTGGCATCCTTTGTCTAACAGAGAGGCTTGTACCTacaggggaaaaaaaaacctcAGTCTTGGGTGAAAAATCCGGGAAATCTGGACACGATGCAGGCTGCACCAGTATTCTAGGTCAGCGAACTTGGATTCTGGATTCTGACGTCATAAGacatccctctctctgtctctctttctctctctctctctctctctctctctctctctctctctctctctctctccacctccgaACAGGTGtcggaaggcctaacggtaccgactgaccgccgtgtcatcctcaggcaatAAGCGTCACTGGATGAGCATATAgaagggtatgtggtcagcacaccactctcctaacCGTCGTCTGTTTTCGAGATCGGAGCCGCCACATTTCAGTCAAAtagctcttcagttggcctcacaaaGACTGTGTGCATCCCACTCGCCAACAGAGCTCCGCAGATCCAAATGGTCACTGATATCAATGctagccatgcccgacagcgcctaactatGGTGACCTGATGGGAATCGGTGCTACCATTGTGGCAAGGCCTCGAGAATGACGTATCAGTGACGAGGATTGATCCAAGTCAGTTGAAAAGTGTTTTCGGTGAAATCTTCTGAGGCACACACTGCGCAATTTGTCTAGCGCGCCGCTCGTCGTTTGGGGTATGTGGATTCCAGTtgcgcgggcgggggggggggggggggggggagtgggggaccTCCACCTGATGTCATGAAAGGTCCGAGGACGGGACAAAGCAATTGTTTAATTATTTGGATATTGTCTCTCACAGGAAAACGATGTGTTAACCTAATGGTTTATATTgtgcatcagtttctttgcctACAACACCAGTAACCTGTAGGCGGCCTGTACCTTCAGCATAACAATGATAATTATACCCCTGTCAGATTGTGCCAGAATATTTTCAGGAACGCCTCTTGAACACGAAGGTATTTGAATAGTCGTCCTGGTTAGCAGATT
It includes:
- the LOC126252498 gene encoding uncharacterized protein LOC126252498, with product MVVLLFVEVVVTLMLMALLLLPVVQLLVKVVTLMLTVLLLLLPVVQLLVKVVTLMLMALLLLPVVQLLVKVVTLMLTVLLLLLPVVQLLVKVVTLMLMALLLLPVVQLLVKVVTLMLTVLLLLLPVVQLLVKVVTLMLMALLLLPVVQLLVKVVTLMLTVLLLLLPVVQLLVKVVTLMLMALLLLPVVQLLVKVVH